A section of the candidate division KSB1 bacterium genome encodes:
- a CDS encoding DUF6512 family protein, whose amino-acid sequence MRTWTKALVYLGVFAVLHFLFDLTHWPFLAPFCGVNESVFQHLKMAFWAYLVASVVEGVAGKRSVRDKAAFWYSRLASAVVVPWLVLLLWYVAPALVGRIEHMAVELLWATVVTYLSGIMGGMWDKHLERATPALGFRLCVIGLVIVSTVLYVRFTYKLPWLGLFVDPRGI is encoded by the coding sequence ATGCGGACTTGGACAAAAGCCCTGGTCTACCTGGGGGTTTTCGCAGTACTCCACTTCCTCTTTGACCTCACCCACTGGCCGTTTCTCGCCCCTTTTTGCGGCGTCAACGAATCAGTCTTTCAGCACCTGAAGATGGCCTTCTGGGCGTACCTCGTCGCGAGTGTGGTGGAAGGTGTGGCGGGCAAGAGGTCAGTCCGCGACAAAGCCGCCTTTTGGTATTCCAGATTGGCATCTGCCGTGGTCGTGCCCTGGCTTGTGCTCCTTCTGTGGTACGTGGCACCTGCTCTTGTGGGCAGGATCGAACATATGGCCGTCGAGCTTCTTTGGGCTACGGTGGTCACGTACCTCTCTGGGATCATGGGCGGGATGTGGGACAAGCACCTGGAAAGGGCCACGCCTGCGCTGGGTTTTCGGCTTTGCGTGATCGGTCTAGTGATAGTCTCTACCGTTCTTTACGTGCGATTCACCTATAAGCTCCCTTGGCTCGGCCTTTTCGTCGATCCTAGGGGCATATAG
- a CDS encoding DMT family transporter yields MWRLGELAALATASCWALGTTLFGEASKRVGAFTTNLLRIPLGAILLVSTLFLTRGVFWPTWATREQVTLLTASSFLGLVIGDALFFRSVVILGPRLATLLSTLAPPVAAVVARILLHERLTPLAVAGMVVTLAGVAWVVAEGAPGGSERGQGRTEGVLAGVGAAVGQGVGLVLSKIAMGDTLDSLSATVIRVTTAVAGVWLVAAAAGRAKAGVKALRNRQALAFMMGGALVGPFLGIWLMLTSVKLTATGVASTLMSTTPLLIIPVVRVAYKERPSPRAWLGAAIAVGGIALLFLS; encoded by the coding sequence GTGTGGCGCTTGGGTGAACTGGCAGCCTTGGCTACGGCCTCCTGCTGGGCGTTGGGCACCACGCTCTTCGGCGAGGCAAGCAAGAGAGTGGGCGCCTTCACCACCAATCTCCTCCGCATTCCTTTGGGGGCGATCCTTCTGGTGAGCACGCTCTTCCTGACGCGCGGGGTCTTCTGGCCCACCTGGGCAACGCGCGAGCAGGTCACCCTTCTGACGGCCAGCTCCTTCCTGGGCCTGGTGATCGGCGACGCGCTGTTCTTCCGTTCCGTGGTAATCCTCGGGCCGCGTCTGGCCACGTTGCTGAGCACGCTCGCACCTCCGGTGGCTGCGGTGGTGGCGCGAATTCTGCTCCATGAGCGACTGACACCTTTGGCTGTGGCGGGCATGGTAGTGACGCTGGCCGGCGTCGCCTGGGTTGTTGCCGAAGGGGCGCCAGGAGGGAGCGAGCGCGGCCAGGGCCGCACGGAGGGTGTGCTGGCCGGCGTGGGTGCGGCCGTTGGCCAGGGCGTAGGGCTGGTCTTATCGAAAATAGCAATGGGCGACACGCTGGATTCCCTTTCCGCTACTGTGATTCGCGTGACCACCGCAGTTGCTGGGGTGTGGCTTGTTGCGGCGGCCGCAGGGCGCGCGAAGGCAGGAGTGAAGGCTCTGCGCAATCGCCAAGCGCTGGCCTTCATGATGGGCGGCGCCCTTGTCGGCCCCTTCCTCGGCATCTGGCTGATGCTCACCTCCGTGAAGTTGACCGCCACCGGCGTCGCCTCCACCCTCATGTCCACCACACCGCTCCTCATCATTCCCGTGGTGCGCGTCGCATACAAGGAGAGGCCCTCGCCGCGCGCCTGGCTCGGCGCCGCGATCGCCGTCGGCGGCATTGCGCTCCTGTTTCTCAGCTGA
- a CDS encoding PAS domain S-box protein yields MVPSQSKAQKYERELAEYASRLRDLFAEMTADLRKSEHLYRSIVDGAADAIMTIDRDNRVLSWNKGAEEVFGYTEQEAVGRTLEDLIIRPDVGASSDYLNSQIRAGKTVRVYEAVRYTKDGQPRNVLISATPILAEDGTVEFVSLIYKDITEQKKAQEQLIQSEKQATLGVIAGSIGHELNNLVSGLMVEAQLLLRRAENPEEVRKIGQRILSHLDKVALHGRNLLSLSKPMRPRLQSMDLKEVLEDTTDTLVLSGVLKRFRIEKKFAENLPPVWGDRGQIEQVIRNLEINAAHAMKADGVLTVSTALSEDGNFVRMVIQDNGEGIPEEIKDKIFEPFFTTKAEGQGTGLGLPIVKQIVESHGGRFYLESQVGVGTRAIVEIPVAKGARPSSGGSKA; encoded by the coding sequence GTGGTGCCTTCTCAAAGCAAAGCGCAGAAGTACGAGCGCGAACTTGCCGAGTACGCATCTCGCCTCCGCGATCTCTTTGCCGAAATGACTGCGGACCTGCGCAAGTCGGAGCACTTGTATCGCTCAATCGTGGATGGCGCGGCAGATGCAATCATGACCATCGACCGCGACAATCGGGTACTCTCTTGGAACAAGGGTGCCGAAGAGGTGTTCGGCTACACGGAGCAGGAGGCGGTGGGCAGGACCCTTGAGGACCTCATCATCCGTCCCGATGTGGGCGCCTCGAGCGACTATCTGAACAGCCAGATCCGCGCAGGCAAGACGGTGCGCGTGTACGAGGCGGTACGTTACACCAAGGACGGCCAGCCGCGCAATGTGCTCATTTCGGCCACTCCCATCCTGGCTGAAGATGGAACCGTAGAGTTTGTCTCCCTTATATACAAGGACATCACCGAGCAGAAGAAGGCGCAAGAGCAACTCATCCAGTCCGAGAAGCAGGCCACCCTCGGCGTCATCGCGGGCAGCATTGGGCACGAACTCAACAACTTGGTGAGCGGGCTGATGGTGGAGGCGCAGCTGCTGCTCCGTCGTGCCGAGAATCCGGAGGAGGTCCGCAAGATCGGCCAGCGCATCCTCTCCCACCTGGACAAAGTGGCCTTGCACGGACGCAACCTCCTGTCCCTCAGCAAGCCCATGCGCCCCCGGTTGCAGAGCATGGACCTCAAAGAGGTGCTCGAGGATACTACGGACACGCTCGTGCTAAGCGGCGTGCTCAAACGCTTTCGCATCGAGAAAAAGTTTGCCGAAAACCTCCCTCCGGTCTGGGGCGATCGTGGGCAGATTGAGCAGGTGATCCGCAACCTCGAGATAAACGCGGCGCACGCCATGAAGGCTGATGGGGTGTTGACCGTTTCCACCGCGCTGAGCGAAGACGGCAATTTTGTCCGCATGGTGATCCAGGACAACGGCGAGGGGATTCCGGAGGAGATCAAGGACAAGATCTTTGAGCCGTTTTTCACCACCAAGGCGGAAGGGCAGGGCACTGGCCTGGGGTTGCCTATCGTCAAGCAGATCGTGGAGTCGCACGGCGGTAGGTTCTATCTGGAGAGCCAAGTAGGGGTGGGGACGCGCGCCATTGTGGAGATACCGGTGGCAAAGGGGGCACGACCCTCATCGGGCGGGAGCAAGGCGTGA